The following nucleotide sequence is from Flavobacterium sp. N1736.
ACATCAATAAAAATTAAAAAACATTAAACACATTCAAAATAAAATCCGTTTTTATCCGCGTTTTTACGAAGTAAATCCGTTTTATCCGCGTCAAAAAATAAACACATAGAAACACAGATTTTAAACCTAAAAAAGAATACAAAAATAAAATCCGTTTTTATCCGCGTTTTTACGAAGTAAATCCGTTTAATCCGCGTCAAAAAAACCAACACATAGAAATCTAACTTACAACCAATAAAAAAAAGCCCTAATGCACGACAAAATTAGTTTAAAAGAAAAAATAGGTTACGGTCTTGGAGATGCCGCATCATCCATGTTCTGGAAAATTTTCAGCATGTATCTTTTGTTTTTCTATACCGATGTATTCGGATTGGCGCCCACAGTAGTAGGAACCATGTTTTTGATTACCAGAATCTGGGATTCCTGCTTTGATCCGATTGTGGGAATCATTGCCGACAGAACAAAAACGAAATGGGGTAAATTCAGACCTTATTTGTTATGGGTTGCCGTGCCCTTTGCCGTTATTGGAGTTTTAACTTTTTACACACCGGATTTTGACGAAAAAGGAAAAATAATTTATGCATATGCAACGTATTCGGCAATGATGATGATCTATTCGTTAATCAACGTGCCGTATGCATCACTTTTGGGCGTAATGTCGTCTGACAGAAAAGAAAGAACCACTTTATCATCTTACAGAATGGTTTTTGCCTTTGGCGGAAGCCTTTTGGCACTTTGGTTAATCGAGCCATTAGTACAATATTTTGGCGGAAACTTAAACTCAAAAACGGGCTGGCTGGCTACAATTTCCATTTTCGGAATTATAACAACCGCTTTTTTCTGGGGCTGTTTTTTCTTCACCAAAGAAAGAGTAAAACCAATTGCCGACGAACAAACAAACTTAAAAGAAGACTTAAAAGATTTACTAAAAAATAAACCTTGGTGGATTCTACTCGGAGCCGGAATTGGTGCTTTAGTCTTCAATTCAATCCGCGACGGAGCCGCCGTTTATTACTTTAAATATTATGTAAGCAGCAGCGTAAACTTTGATTTTTCGCTTTTCGGAACAGATTTTCACATGACGCCAACTTCCATTTACTTGGTTTTAGGACAAGCGGCAAATATCATCGGCGTTATCGCCGCAACACCAATTGCGAATAAAATTGGCAAAAAAAATACCTTTTTTGGCGCAATGGCTTTAGTCGCAGTTTTAAGTCTGATTTTTTACTTCTTCGGAAAAGAAGATGTTTTACTCATCATGAGTTTTCAGGTTTTAATCAGCATTTGTGCCGGCTGTATTTTTCCATTAATCTGGTCCATGTACGCCGATAGCGCCGATTATTCAGAGTGGAAACAAGGCCGCAGAGCGACAGGTTTGGTTTTCTCGGCTTCATCAATGTCACAAAAATTTGGCTGGACAATTGGCGGTGCCGGA
It contains:
- a CDS encoding MFS transporter, which translates into the protein MHDKISLKEKIGYGLGDAASSMFWKIFSMYLLFFYTDVFGLAPTVVGTMFLITRIWDSCFDPIVGIIADRTKTKWGKFRPYLLWVAVPFAVIGVLTFYTPDFDEKGKIIYAYATYSAMMMIYSLINVPYASLLGVMSSDRKERTTLSSYRMVFAFGGSLLALWLIEPLVQYFGGNLNSKTGWLATISIFGIITTAFFWGCFFFTKERVKPIADEQTNLKEDLKDLLKNKPWWILLGAGIGALVFNSIRDGAAVYYFKYYVSSSVNFDFSLFGTDFHMTPTSIYLVLGQAANIIGVIAATPIANKIGKKNTFFGAMALVAVLSLIFYFFGKEDVLLIMSFQVLISICAGCIFPLIWSMYADSADYSEWKQGRRATGLVFSASSMSQKFGWTIGGAGTGWLLGYYGFKANVVQTAVTQNGIQLMLSILPAIAAFISVAFILFYPLSEEKLQTIEQDLNEKRDLTN